One genomic segment of Photobacterium sp. DA100 includes these proteins:
- a CDS encoding DMSO/selenate family reductase complex A subunit, protein MDSHKFRAFMKGLSRRQFLGHSAKAGGMAAIAASVPLPFSSTAQAQAPAKESAEKITYSACLVNCGSRCPLKVHTQDGVVTQISTESGIDDAAWGQHQIRPCLRGRSVKWKTYSPDRLKYPMKRVGKRGEGKFQRISWDEATTIIADKLKYTIEKYGNEAIYYQYGSGSTGANLLGRNANKRFLNTVGGFLEQHGTYSTAQISTVEPYVYGSGQGSLISNIAHSDLVVMFCQNLAETRMSGGGQIAEAFEALKRSNAKVIIIDPRMSDSSIAFDAEWIPIKPGTDAALVAALGHTLVVEGLADDAFINRYCVGWDGSTLPASAPENASYKDYIMGNGPDGIEKTPEWASQICGISPIRIKQLAREMAGANAAWISQGWGLQRTANGEQSARAIMMLPVMTKQFGKLGTNTGNWGSSVKYAVPGFATANPVKTSIPCFLWTDAITRGTEMTAENSFIRNKDKLETNIKFLWHFASNVTMNQHSDLNKTHEILQDESMCEFIMVWDHHMTPSARYADILLPDVTTLETSDLIDNSYATGAYHYVTRLQPAIEPLWDNRPTYDVLADIAKKMGTYDAFTEGRTYEEWIAHSYHNLRKSNPHLPEFAKTDGMGVIDRKLAKAEDHIALKAFRDDPQGNPLKTPSGKIEMYSERLANIGDTWELPEGDKITAVAEYCESFEGLGEPERMKQFPLQMIGFHTKGRTHSTYHNVPQLREAVRDEVWMNPVDAESRGLLQGDRVLVFNDRGEIHMPVKVTARIIPGVVAVPQGAWYQPNKQGIDVGGCINTLTTQRPSPLAKGNPQHSNLVEIRKA, encoded by the coding sequence ATGGATAGTCATAAATTTAGGGCCTTCATGAAGGGATTGTCTCGTCGGCAATTTCTTGGGCATTCGGCCAAGGCTGGGGGGATGGCGGCAATTGCAGCGAGCGTCCCACTTCCTTTTTCAAGTACAGCGCAGGCGCAAGCTCCAGCGAAAGAGTCAGCGGAAAAAATCACCTACAGTGCCTGCTTGGTAAACTGCGGCAGTCGCTGCCCGCTCAAAGTGCACACCCAAGATGGAGTCGTCACCCAGATCTCGACCGAGAGCGGGATTGATGATGCGGCATGGGGACAGCACCAGATCCGCCCTTGTCTGCGAGGGCGCTCAGTTAAATGGAAAACCTACAGCCCAGATCGCTTGAAGTATCCGATGAAACGGGTCGGAAAGCGTGGTGAAGGGAAATTTCAGCGTATCAGCTGGGATGAAGCAACGACGATTATTGCAGATAAGCTCAAGTACACCATTGAGAAATACGGTAATGAAGCAATTTATTATCAGTATGGCTCGGGCTCTACCGGGGCAAACCTGCTTGGTCGAAATGCTAACAAACGCTTCTTGAATACGGTGGGGGGATTCCTTGAGCAGCATGGTACCTATTCGACTGCGCAAATATCGACGGTCGAGCCTTATGTTTATGGCAGTGGCCAAGGCAGTTTAATCTCCAATATTGCCCATTCAGATTTGGTGGTGATGTTCTGCCAGAACTTGGCAGAGACCCGTATGTCTGGCGGGGGCCAGATTGCTGAAGCGTTCGAAGCGTTGAAGCGCAGCAATGCCAAGGTCATCATTATTGACCCCCGCATGTCCGACAGCAGCATCGCGTTTGATGCCGAGTGGATCCCAATCAAGCCGGGTACGGATGCGGCACTGGTTGCTGCGCTGGGCCATACCTTGGTTGTTGAAGGATTAGCCGATGATGCGTTTATCAATCGCTATTGTGTTGGTTGGGATGGCAGTACATTGCCGGCCTCCGCACCAGAGAATGCCTCCTACAAAGATTACATCATGGGTAATGGGCCGGACGGTATTGAAAAGACGCCTGAGTGGGCCAGTCAGATATGCGGGATCTCACCGATTAGGATAAAACAATTGGCTAGGGAAATGGCCGGGGCTAATGCGGCGTGGATTTCACAAGGGTGGGGCCTGCAGCGTACCGCCAACGGTGAACAATCGGCACGTGCAATCATGATGCTGCCTGTCATGACCAAGCAATTTGGTAAGCTAGGTACCAATACAGGTAACTGGGGCAGTAGTGTTAAGTATGCGGTGCCCGGATTTGCCACGGCCAACCCGGTGAAGACATCGATCCCTTGCTTCCTCTGGACAGATGCGATCACCCGCGGGACTGAAATGACCGCTGAAAACAGCTTTATTCGCAACAAGGACAAACTGGAAACCAACATTAAGTTCTTGTGGCATTTTGCTAGCAACGTCACCATGAACCAGCACTCGGATCTCAATAAAACCCATGAAATACTGCAGGATGAATCCATGTGTGAATTTATCATGGTGTGGGATCACCATATGACCCCCTCGGCGCGCTATGCCGACATTTTGTTGCCTGATGTCACGACTTTGGAAACCAGTGATCTTATCGATAACTCCTATGCGACAGGGGCCTATCATTATGTGACCCGCTTGCAGCCAGCGATAGAGCCACTGTGGGACAATCGTCCGACCTATGATGTATTGGCCGATATTGCAAAAAAAATGGGGACCTATGACGCCTTTACCGAAGGACGGACTTACGAGGAATGGATTGCACACAGTTACCACAATCTGCGCAAGAGTAACCCGCACCTACCTGAGTTTGCAAAAACCGATGGCATGGGAGTAATCGATCGCAAACTGGCCAAGGCCGAAGACCATATTGCGCTTAAAGCCTTCAGGGATGATCCGCAGGGTAATCCACTCAAGACCCCGTCAGGCAAAATTGAAATGTACTCTGAACGCCTGGCAAACATTGGCGATACGTGGGAGTTGCCAGAGGGCGATAAGATCACCGCTGTTGCTGAGTATTGTGAGAGTTTCGAAGGCTTGGGTGAACCTGAGCGCATGAAGCAGTTCCCATTGCAGATGATTGGCTTCCATACCAAAGGCAGAACCCATTCTACCTACCATAATGTGCCGCAACTTCGCGAAGCGGTTCGAGATGAAGTATGGATGAACCCAGTAGATGCCGAGTCACGGGGCTTGCTCCAAGGCGATCGTGTATTGGTGTTTAATGACCGCGGTGAAATCCATATGCCAGTGAAAGTTACTGCACGGATCATTCCGGGGGTTGTCGCCGTTCCGCAAGGGGCTTGGTATCAACCGAATAAGCAAGGAATCGATGTCGGAGGATGTATCAACACCCTGACGACACAGCGGCCTTCTC